A single region of the Lysinibacillus sp. B2A1 genome encodes:
- a CDS encoding thiamine diphosphokinase — MTLVVVCAGGPKEELCSFVPFTKKEDVLFIGADRGALYLIEQGITPHAIVGDFDSLTHEEYELVMKHTNDRQRFQEEKNETDTDLALLKAYTYQPSEIVLTGVTGGRLDHYEAAIRSIYRLQREHPHIVLKIMNHANLLQFLMPGTHTIQADEQYRYLSFFAHEEPIKNVTLRQVKYETTNEEITLGTSRFTSNEILGDSGSISFSQGICLMIRSID, encoded by the coding sequence ATGACACTAGTTGTTGTTTGTGCTGGTGGTCCTAAAGAGGAGCTATGTTCATTCGTTCCATTTACAAAGAAAGAGGATGTACTATTTATTGGGGCTGATCGAGGAGCACTATATTTAATCGAGCAAGGCATTACACCACATGCGATTGTTGGAGATTTTGACTCTTTAACACATGAGGAATATGAGCTTGTAATGAAGCATACCAATGATAGACAACGATTTCAGGAAGAAAAAAATGAAACAGATACTGATTTAGCACTGTTAAAGGCCTATACCTACCAACCATCGGAGATTGTACTCACAGGTGTTACTGGTGGACGCTTGGATCATTATGAGGCAGCAATCCGCTCCATTTATCGTTTGCAAAGGGAGCATCCGCATATTGTCTTAAAGATTATGAATCATGCAAATCTATTACAATTTTTAATGCCAGGTACTCACACTATTCAAGCAGATGAACAGTACCGTTATTTGTCTTTTTTTGCACATGAAGAACCGATTAAAAATGTTACATTAAGGCAAGTGAAATATGAAACAACCAATGAAGAAATTACTTTAGGTACATCCCGATTTACAAGTAATGAAATATTAGGTGATTCAGGGTCTATATCTTTCTCACAAGGCATATGTTTAATGATAAGAAGCATAGATTAG
- a CDS encoding ribulose-phosphate 3-epimerase: MIQIAPSILAANFAKLGEEVKEVEKAGAQLIHIDVMDGHFVPNISFGSIVLDAIRPLTDLPLDVHLMIENPDQYIEQFAKAGADYITVHVEACRHLHRTIQLIRSLGVKPGVVLNPHTPIESIQHILEDIDMVLFMTVNPGFGGQQFIHSVVPKIEALAAIIKERNLNIAIEIDGGINAETIVPCAKAGATIFVAGSAIYSKEDRTAALQEILAAGEAAIKG; encoded by the coding sequence ATGATACAAATTGCACCATCAATTTTAGCAGCTAATTTCGCTAAATTAGGAGAAGAAGTAAAGGAAGTAGAAAAAGCGGGTGCCCAACTTATTCATATTGATGTAATGGATGGTCATTTTGTGCCGAATATTTCCTTCGGCTCTATCGTATTAGACGCCATTCGTCCTTTAACTGATTTACCACTAGACGTACATTTAATGATTGAAAATCCTGATCAATATATTGAACAATTCGCCAAAGCGGGAGCAGACTATATTACGGTACATGTTGAAGCTTGTCGCCATTTACACCGTACTATTCAATTAATTCGCTCATTAGGAGTCAAACCTGGTGTTGTGTTAAATCCGCATACACCGATAGAATCGATTCAACATATTTTAGAGGATATTGATATGGTGTTGTTTATGACAGTGAATCCAGGCTTTGGCGGACAGCAATTCATCCATTCTGTGGTGCCGAAAATTGAAGCGTTAGCGGCTATTATTAAAGAGCGCAATCTTAATATTGCTATAGAAATAGACGGGGGCATTAATGCAGAGACAATTGTGCCTTGTGCAAAGGCAGGGGCGACAATTTTTGTAGCAGGCTCAGCAATTTATAGCAAAGAGGATCGTACAGCAGCACTTCAGGAAATTCTTGCTGCTGGTGAAGCAGCGATTAAAGGATGA
- the rsgA gene encoding ribosome small subunit-dependent GTPase A: MAQGQIRKALSGYYYVYDGAQLIQCRGRGVFRNRGESPLVGDMVEYTLETEGSDGTIQKIMDRQNELVRPPIANIDQGILVFSVKEPNFNTILLDRFLVVLESFHVHPIICLTKMDLLEEHEREELQGYIKDYESMGYTVLQTYKGEEELIERLQPILKGKTSVLAGQSGVGKSTLLNTLIPDLNLKTGIISQSLGRGKHTTRHVELIEVCDGLLADTPGFSSFDFDDIEKEELGGCFPEMVQVAEDCKFRGCLHLKEPKCAVKVAVEAGEIREYRYKHYEQFMQEIMDRKPRY; the protein is encoded by the coding sequence ATGGCGCAAGGCCAAATACGCAAAGCATTAAGTGGTTATTATTATGTCTATGATGGAGCTCAACTCATACAATGTCGAGGACGTGGGGTATTTCGCAATCGCGGGGAATCCCCACTCGTTGGCGACATGGTAGAATACACGCTTGAAACAGAGGGGTCAGATGGTACTATTCAAAAAATAATGGATCGCCAAAATGAATTAGTACGCCCTCCAATTGCTAATATTGATCAAGGCATTCTTGTGTTTTCTGTAAAAGAACCAAATTTTAATACAATTTTATTGGATCGATTTTTAGTTGTCTTAGAATCATTTCATGTTCACCCGATAATTTGTTTAACAAAAATGGACCTGCTAGAGGAACATGAACGTGAGGAATTGCAAGGCTATATAAAAGATTATGAAAGCATGGGATATACTGTACTGCAAACCTATAAAGGGGAGGAAGAATTAATAGAACGGCTTCAGCCGATTTTAAAAGGAAAAACCTCTGTATTAGCAGGACAGTCTGGTGTTGGCAAATCAACACTGTTAAATACTTTAATTCCAGATTTAAATTTAAAAACAGGCATTATCTCACAAAGCTTAGGACGTGGAAAACATACGACACGCCATGTAGAATTAATAGAGGTATGTGACGGTCTATTAGCAGATACACCTGGATTTAGTTCTTTTGATTTTGATGACATTGAAAAAGAAGAATTAGGCGGATGTTTCCCTGAAATGGTTCAAGTGGCGGAGGATTGTAAATTCAGAGGTTGTTTACATTTAAAGGAGCCAAAATGTGCAGTGAAGGTAGCTGTAGAGGCGGGAGAAATTCGTGAATACCGCTATAAGCACTACGAACAATTTATGCAAGAAATTATGGATCGAAAGCCGAGGTATTAA
- the spoVM gene encoding stage V sporulation protein SpoVM, producing MKVYTFQLPKVVSSITRTCINLFKKDKKVKKSD from the coding sequence CTGAAAGTCTATACTTTTCAGTTGCCAAAAGTTGTGAGTAGTATTACACGTACATGTATTAATCTTTTTAAAAAAGACAAGAAAGTAAAAAAATCCGACTAA
- a CDS encoding 50S ribosomal protein L28 — protein sequence MPKQCVITGRKARTGNNRSHAMNANKRTWGANLQKVRILVDGKPKRVWVSARALKSGKIERV from the coding sequence ATGCCAAAACAATGTGTAATCACTGGACGTAAAGCTCGTACTGGTAACAACCGTTCCCACGCTATGAACGCTAACAAACGTACTTGGGGTGCTAACCTTCAAAAAGTTCGTATCCTAGTTGACGGTAAACCAAAACGTGTATGGGTTTCTGCTCGTGCATTAAAATCAGGTAAAATCGAGCGCGTTTAA
- the pknB gene encoding Stk1 family PASTA domain-containing Ser/Thr kinase, which translates to MLVGKRISDRYKIIELIGGGGMSNVYLAHDMILNRDVAIKVLRYDFTNEDELHRRFQREALSATSLTHPNIVSIYDVGDDGDLHYIVMEYVQGKTLKQYIQEYAPISPARSVHIMKQLTSAIANAHENHIIHRDIKPQNILMDAEGNVKVTDFGIAMTLSATSFTQTNSVLGTVHYLSPEQARGGTATNRSDIYALGIVLYELLTGELPFSGESAVSIALKHLQAETPSVRAFDATIPQSLENVVLKATAKDAAHRYSTVEEMQEDLETVLSPNRINEPKFAIPFDNDATKAIPIIKDQALRNNEDLTKTRAIEPITQSKPKQDPKKTIDKVEPIKKKKKWPKYVAVLFIAVIVMFLYFLFATELFSPKKFAVPSVTGLTVEEAEKRLEAEGFVVGDIKSRNDEEIEKDKVIETDPAEKAERVKGTEVDIIVSLGEEMTKLDDYTGRPFSQVEALLKDTFADIDFEEVYSQEPAGTITGQEPIEGTEVIAKDTTLLFKVSKGVQLVKVGSIVNYTKAQAEAYVKDKGLKLHIVREENHNTIPAGSIISQLTKAEAEVEVGSTVSVILSKGPAKKPDKPFVETIKIEYKPNEEGLEQTVRIEIQDKTHSMVDTYDTFPITADIEYKIQLVIGEGQEAAYKIIRDSEIIASRKINYDDIK; encoded by the coding sequence ATGCTTGTAGGAAAACGAATTAGTGACCGCTATAAAATTATTGAACTCATTGGTGGCGGAGGTATGTCCAATGTCTATTTGGCACATGACATGATCTTAAACCGTGATGTAGCGATAAAAGTATTACGCTATGATTTCACAAATGAAGATGAATTACATCGACGTTTTCAACGTGAGGCACTTTCTGCTACAAGCCTTACACATCCAAATATTGTTAGTATATATGATGTAGGCGATGATGGAGATCTACATTATATTGTAATGGAGTATGTTCAAGGAAAAACATTAAAGCAGTACATACAGGAATATGCACCAATTTCTCCTGCTAGAAGTGTGCACATTATGAAGCAGTTGACGTCTGCTATTGCTAATGCCCATGAAAATCACATTATTCATCGTGACATTAAGCCTCAAAATATTTTAATGGATGCTGAAGGAAATGTGAAAGTAACTGATTTTGGTATAGCAATGACGCTTAGTGCAACATCCTTTACACAAACAAATTCTGTGCTCGGTACTGTACACTATTTATCACCAGAGCAGGCTCGTGGTGGTACAGCAACAAATAGGTCAGATATATATGCACTTGGTATTGTATTATATGAATTATTGACTGGCGAATTACCATTTTCAGGTGAATCGGCTGTTTCGATTGCCCTGAAACATTTACAAGCAGAGACACCATCTGTACGTGCATTTGATGCTACAATACCACAGAGCTTGGAAAATGTTGTGCTAAAAGCTACAGCAAAGGATGCTGCTCATCGTTATTCCACAGTAGAAGAAATGCAGGAAGATTTAGAAACAGTTTTATCACCTAATCGTATAAATGAGCCTAAATTTGCTATTCCATTTGATAATGATGCCACTAAGGCTATACCTATTATAAAAGACCAAGCGCTACGAAATAATGAGGATTTAACGAAAACTAGAGCCATTGAACCAATTACACAATCAAAACCGAAACAAGACCCTAAAAAGACAATTGACAAGGTAGAGCCTATTAAGAAAAAGAAAAAATGGCCGAAATATGTTGCTGTGTTATTTATTGCAGTAATTGTGATGTTCTTATACTTTTTATTTGCTACGGAGCTCTTTAGCCCGAAAAAGTTTGCTGTACCTAGTGTGACAGGTTTAACTGTTGAGGAAGCAGAGAAAAGATTAGAAGCAGAGGGCTTTGTTGTAGGTGATATAAAGTCACGTAATGATGAGGAAATTGAAAAGGATAAGGTGATTGAAACAGACCCAGCAGAAAAGGCAGAGCGTGTCAAAGGAACGGAAGTGGATATAATCGTCAGTCTTGGAGAAGAAATGACGAAACTTGATGATTATACAGGGCGACCATTTAGCCAAGTAGAAGCATTACTAAAGGACACATTTGCGGATATAGACTTTGAAGAAGTTTATTCACAAGAGCCAGCTGGCACCATTACTGGTCAGGAGCCAATAGAAGGTACTGAAGTAATCGCCAAAGATACAACTTTACTATTTAAAGTTAGTAAGGGAGTACAATTGGTTAAAGTGGGAAGTATTGTGAATTATACTAAGGCTCAAGCAGAAGCGTATGTAAAAGATAAAGGCTTAAAATTGCATATAGTTCGTGAAGAAAATCACAATACAATACCAGCGGGAAGTATTATTTCACAATTGACAAAAGCTGAAGCAGAAGTTGAGGTAGGTTCAACAGTAAGTGTTATTTTAAGCAAGGGACCTGCTAAAAAGCCTGATAAACCTTTTGTCGAAACAATCAAAATTGAGTATAAACCAAATGAGGAAGGCTTAGAACAAACCGTTCGAATTGAAATTCAAGATAAAACACATTCAATGGTAGATACGTATGACACATTTCCTATCACGGCTGATATTGAATACAAAATACAGCTTGTTATTGGGGAAGGTCAGGAAGCGGCCTATAAAATAATTCGTGATTCGGAAATCATTGCTTCACGTAAAATTAACTATGATGATATTAAATAA